The proteins below come from a single Papaver somniferum cultivar HN1 chromosome 11, ASM357369v1, whole genome shotgun sequence genomic window:
- the LOC113324824 gene encoding uncharacterized protein LOC113324824: MGCVSSKLFKNEFHQEAIFNRNALDPLIEFVEPPTKLSPPQNQVFEKKVLEEPTTEVINTWELMKDLEEGNNQVVLKSGTPAKKSPKSQGGGLLQKVAEIGTRMSPKYGNSPKSRQKKFGGKENNTPSRQNSGIGRFESPKGVLKPLSSSENVQRIVPSLKYPVKSSTPMSLKTDSFRFDSRVSSSSRRSLSPLFDPELLVSFEKELEEDGFCKA, encoded by the exons ATGGGTTGTGTATCATCGAAGTTATTCAAGAACGAATTTCATCAAGAAGCAATTTTTAACAGGAATG ccctagatcCACTGATAGAATTCGTTGAGCCACCAACAAAATTGTCTCCTCCACAAAATCAGGTTTTTGAGAAGAAAGTTTTAGAGGAACCAACAACAGAAGTAATCAATACATGGGAATTGATGAAAGATCTTGAAGAAGGTAATAATCAAGTGGTACTCAAGTCTGGTACACCAGCAAAGAAAAGTCCAAAATCACAAGGTGGTGGATTATTACAAAAAGTTGCAGAAATCGGTACAAGAATGTCTCCAAAGTATGGTAATTCCCCAAAGAGTAGGCAGAAGAAATTTGGAGGTAAGGAAAACAACACACCCAGCAGACAGAATAGTGGCATTGGAAGATTTGAGAGCCCGAAAGGGGTTCTGAAGCCTCTATCTTCTTCAGAGAATGTTCAGAGGATTGTTCCTAGTTTGAAGTATCCTGTTAAGAGTAGTACTCCGATGAGTTTGAAAACAGACAGTTTTAGATTTGATTCAAGGGTTTCGAGTTCTTCGAGGAGGAGTTTAAGCCCGTTGTTTGATCCGGAACTTCTGGTGTCGTTCGAGAAAGAGTTGGAAGAAGATGGTTTCTGTAAAGCCTAG